From a region of the Podarcis muralis chromosome 16, rPodMur119.hap1.1, whole genome shotgun sequence genome:
- the LOC114586388 gene encoding arylacetamide deacetylase-like 4, producing the protein MAFGGILWMLILYMTIFIHSLLFARGVYYHFTRTHIPPGITHGRKLSFLSFALGYLLELGVFLEKLGICHRYVICRAAYDAMPTKKDLNLIRKDLVFDGVPVRVYWPKTPAAGNRRGIIYLHGGAGLLGSIRACENVCCSIVHESDSVVVNVGWVISCFFFRFRLAPEHPYPVPVLDSLTAAIYFLKNAEEYGVDPNCIAIAGESSGGTFAAAICQELVTREGLPRLRAQVLINPFLQPGDFDLPSYQQNQSVPPLFRKQIIKFGLTYLTGKTMNVDGILKAAHVPPDLREKCRKWISADNIPEEFKARGYVPVEPAPFSKELYEQVKRGTETMFCPLVAEDDIIRQLPETFILTCEYDVLRDDGLLYKKRLEDHGVPVTWYHVQDGFHGIMAMAGWRILEFPSTQKCLQSVIQFLKDL; encoded by the exons atggcGTTTGGTGGAATTCTGTGGATGCTGATATTATATATGACCATTTTCATTCACTCCTTGCTGTTTGCACGGGGAGTTTATTATCATTTTACAAGGACCCACATTCCTCCAGGAATCACCCACGGCAGAAAATTATCTTTTTTATCTTTTGCATTGGGATATCTCCTTGAACTG GGCGTGTTTCTGGAAAAACTGGGCATTTGCCATAGATATGTCATCTGCAGGGCTGCGTACGATGCCATGCCAACAAAGAAGGACTTAAACCTGATCAGAAAGGACCTGGTTTTTGATGGGGTGCCAGTGAGGGTATACTGGCCCAAgacaccagctgctgggaacaGGAGAGGAATCATCTATCTTCATGGAGGTGCTGGACTCCTTGGAAGCATCC GAGCCTGTGAAAACGTCTGCTGTTCCATTGTCCACGAAAGTGATTCAGTGGTTGTGAATGTTGG GTGGGTGATATCTTGTTTTTTCTTTAGATTTCGTTTAGCTCCTGAGCATCCCTATCCAGTCCCTGTACTGGACAGTTTAACTGCTGCAATATATTTTCTGAAGAATGCAGAGGAATACGGAGTGGACCCCAACTGCATTGCCATTGCTGGGGAGAGTAGCGGAGGCACATTTGCTGCAGCTATTTGTCAAGAACTGGTGACCAGAGAGGGCCTCCCAAGACTGCGAGCTCAGGTCCTCATCAACCCATTCTTACAACCAGGGGACTTTGATTTGCCATCCTATCAGCAAAACCAATCAGTTCCCCCCTTGTTCAGGAAACAAATTATCAAATTTGGTTTGACATATCTCACTGGGAAGACAATGAATGTAGATGGAATTCTGAAAGCCGCCCATGTCCCTCCTGATTTGAGGGAGAAATGCCGAAAATGGATCAGTGCTGATAACATTCCAGAAGAATTTAAAGCTAGGGGCTATGTTCCTGTAGAACCTGCTCCATTTTCAAAAGaactttatgaacaagttaaaagagGTACTGAGACAATGTTTTGCCCCCTTGTAGCAGAGGATGACATAATCCGCCAGCTCCCAGAGACTTTCATTCTAACCTGTGAATATGATGTTCTACGGGATGATGGGCTGTTGTACAAGAAGCGGCTAGAGGACCACGGTGTGCCAGTGACATGGTATCATGTTCAAGATGGATTCCACGGAATAATGGCCATGGCTGGTTGGCGGATCCTTGAATTTccgagcacacagaaatgtttgCAGAGTGTAATACAGTTCTTAAAAGATTTATAG